The following are encoded together in the Thermococcus sibiricus MM 739 genome:
- a CDS encoding NADH-quinone oxidoreductase subunit K, producing the protein MNPYYFASIALILIGLYAILVKRNVLKMLVGLSIMETGVNLLLISVGYVSGRSAPILSEGITPDKAVDPIPQALVLTAIVIGVATTAMALSVVINLYEKYKTLNVEEIRRLRG; encoded by the coding sequence ATGAACCCATATTACTTTGCTTCAATAGCTTTAATCTTGATCGGACTCTATGCAATTCTGGTTAAAAGAAATGTTCTAAAGATGCTAGTTGGGTTGAGCATAATGGAAACAGGGGTCAATCTTCTGCTCATCAGTGTAGGATATGTAAGTGGTAGGAGTGCTCCAATATTGAGCGAGGGGATAACTCCGGATAAAGCGGTAGATCCGATTCCTCAAGCTTTAGTTCTCACGGCAATTGTTATTGGTGTTGCAACAACGGCAATGGCTTTGAGCGTCGTTATAAATCTCTACGAGAAATACAAAACTCTTAACGTAGAGGAGATAAGGAGGTTGAGGGGATGA
- a CDS encoding Na(+)/H(+) antiporter subunit B: MVKRILAIVFILIIGLWMAKGLDQVPFGEDRMLVGKYYLEHVTEETGAINAVTAVVVNYRGFDTLGEVTVLFIASTGVAALLWRKKRKRTAKKEGSVVLTTGAKLLLPFVMLFGAYIFIHGHLTPGGGFPGGATIATAFLLLYVAFTVYEIDHKIFEPLEGLAGVGYVTVGLIGLAVGGYFLFDWIWQSWGLGKENIGRLFSAGFIPIIYILIGLKVGTELTGIIDNMVKEPEEGGQ; the protein is encoded by the coding sequence ATGGTGAAGCGAATCCTAGCCATAGTTTTCATCCTCATAATAGGCCTATGGATGGCAAAGGGGCTTGATCAGGTTCCATTTGGTGAAGATAGAATGCTTGTAGGCAAATACTACCTTGAGCATGTTACGGAGGAAACAGGTGCAATAAATGCTGTAACCGCTGTGGTTGTTAACTACAGAGGTTTTGATACTCTGGGAGAAGTTACTGTGCTCTTCATAGCTTCTACCGGCGTTGCGGCACTTCTATGGAGAAAGAAGAGGAAAAGAACTGCTAAAAAGGAAGGAAGTGTTGTTTTAACAACCGGTGCAAAGCTTCTACTGCCATTTGTAATGCTATTTGGGGCTTATATATTCATTCACGGCCACCTAACTCCGGGTGGGGGATTCCCTGGCGGAGCAACAATTGCAACAGCATTTTTGCTCCTTTACGTGGCCTTCACAGTGTACGAGATAGACCACAAGATCTTTGAACCTCTTGAGGGTCTTGCGGGAGTTGGTTATGTGACAGTTGGCCTTATAGGTTTAGCAGTAGGTGGGTATTTCCTCTTTGATTGGATATGGCAGAGCTGGGGGTTAGGAAAGGAGAATATCGGAAGACTTTTCAGTGCGGGCTTTATTCCAATAATCTACATTCTTATTGGTCTTAAAGTCGGAACTGAACTTACTGGAATTATTGACAACATGGTTAAAGAGCCCGAGGAGGGAGGGCAATGA
- a CDS encoding DUF4040 domain-containing protein, which produces MSDWVAIFIAALMIISAIFAVEWGDLLAAVVGMAAVSLFASIAFFFLQAPDVAMVEAAIGAALSAAVFIFTIKRTERYESEEEGTGWWVRW; this is translated from the coding sequence ATGAGTGACTGGGTTGCGATTTTCATAGCTGCTCTCATGATAATCTCTGCAATATTCGCAGTTGAATGGGGGGATCTTTTAGCGGCAGTAGTTGGAATGGCCGCCGTAAGTTTATTTGCATCAATAGCGTTCTTTTTCCTTCAAGCACCGGATGTGGCAATGGTGGAAGCAGCAATAGGTGCTGCACTGAGCGCTGCGGTCTTCATATTCACAATAAAGAGAACTGAAAGGTACGAGAGTGAGGAAGAAGGCACAGGATGGTGGGTGAGATGGTGA
- the mnhG gene encoding monovalent cation/H(+) antiporter subunit G has product MSIASIIGQVLVLFGTFFYVVSSLGLIRMPDVYNRMQTATKSATLGSLGVIIGVGIWAIGEVGSYSWIPKTLIIAVFLLLTNPIAAHALIRAAYKSGVPLWEGSIVDRYKEVESSLERVEEIKEKLKEPSLGVEMNE; this is encoded by the coding sequence ATGAGCATTGCGTCGATAATCGGTCAGGTCCTTGTACTTTTTGGAACTTTCTTCTACGTGGTATCTTCATTGGGCTTGATTAGAATGCCAGATGTGTATAACAGAATGCAAACCGCAACAAAAAGTGCAACCCTGGGTTCCTTGGGTGTAATCATAGGTGTAGGGATATGGGCCATTGGAGAGGTGGGAAGCTACTCTTGGATTCCAAAGACATTGATAATTGCTGTGTTCCTGCTCCTCACAAATCCAATAGCGGCACATGCACTAATTAGGGCTGCTTACAAGAGCGGAGTGCCCTTATGGGAGGGCAGCATCGTGGATAGATACAAAGAGGTAGAGAGTTCTCTGGAGCGAGTCGAGGAGATAAAAGAGAAGTTAAAAGAACCTTCGCTGGGGGTTGAGATGAATGAGTGA
- a CDS encoding monovalent cation/H+ antiporter complex subunit F has product MIEIYLFLIAVAVILSMYRFFRGPTTADRIVAVDIMTTLTTGLMVLFALHYRRAIFLDVALVYAVLAFVGVIAFARYMEGGL; this is encoded by the coding sequence ATGATAGAAATCTATTTATTCCTGATCGCCGTTGCTGTTATTTTGAGCATGTACAGGTTCTTCAGGGGCCCAACTACAGCAGATAGAATTGTGGCAGTAGATATAATGACGACCCTAACCACTGGCCTGATGGTACTGTTTGCCCTCCACTACAGGAGAGCAATATTCCTTGATGTAGCCTTGGTTTATGCTGTGCTTGCTTTTGTTGGGGTTATAGCTTTTGCCAGATACATGGAGGGAGGCTTATGA
- a CDS encoding Na+/H+ antiporter subunit E: MGEASKVSRYLYTVLILFIIWMFLTSSFDSQEITIGAVFSLIIGALTYEVFTERGLENLNPKRMAYAIAYIPYFLWAMIMANLDVAYRVLHPKRPINPGIVECKTILTNNTGKLALANSITLTPGTITLDVKGDHYFIHWIDVKDKSIEGASEHITKPFEKFLKVIFE, encoded by the coding sequence ATGGGAGAAGCAAGCAAAGTAAGCCGCTATCTATACACGGTTTTAATCCTGTTTATTATTTGGATGTTTCTGACAAGCAGCTTTGATTCTCAAGAAATTACAATTGGGGCAGTATTTTCATTGATAATCGGAGCTTTGACCTACGAGGTTTTTACAGAGAGGGGGTTGGAAAATCTTAACCCCAAGAGGATGGCGTATGCTATAGCATATATCCCATACTTCCTTTGGGCAATGATAATGGCCAACTTGGATGTTGCTTATCGTGTTTTACATCCAAAAAGGCCTATAAACCCTGGAATTGTGGAGTGTAAAACCATACTAACGAACAACACCGGAAAATTGGCCCTTGCTAATTCTATCACTCTAACACCAGGAACAATAACTCTTGATGTCAAAGGAGATCACTATTTTATCCACTGGATCGATGTGAAGGATAAAAGTATAGAAGGTGCGTCTGAGCACATAACTAAACCATTTGAAAAATTCTTAAAGGTGATCTTCGAATGA
- a CDS encoding ACT domain-containing protein, with protein sequence MWGKLEHYFDEYPVRKQIAKLLLKHGLKVSDDMKIKCGEIEVPYTKIAKALDVDRRVVKETVTMILKIPELKEIYVNLEPTVHMKFVGRHVGYGVIEIEPEPRAIGILAKVASKIADRGINIIQVVAEDPELYPEATLTIITEKPIPGELINELSKLEGVKRISIY encoded by the coding sequence ATGTGGGGAAAACTTGAACATTACTTTGATGAGTACCCTGTTAGAAAGCAGATAGCGAAACTCCTCTTAAAGCATGGACTGAAGGTTTCAGATGATATGAAGATCAAATGTGGAGAAATAGAGGTCCCTTACACAAAAATAGCAAAGGCTCTTGACGTGGATAGAAGGGTGGTTAAGGAAACAGTAACTATGATCCTTAAAATTCCAGAGCTTAAGGAGATTTACGTCAACCTAGAACCTACAGTTCACATGAAGTTTGTTGGGAGACACGTTGGATATGGAGTAATAGAGATTGAACCCGAACCAAGGGCCATAGGAATCCTTGCAAAAGTTGCATCTAAGATTGCTGATAGGGGTATCAACATTATTCAGGTGGTTGCCGAAGATCCCGAACTATATCCTGAGGCCACACTTACAATAATCACAGAAAAGCCCATTCCTGGAGAATTGATAAATGAACTCTCCAAACTTGAAGGAGTTAAAAGGATTTCAATTTACTGA
- a CDS encoding radical SAM protein translates to MIKIKPPNSYFEEDGGNIRIVWRNTLYADFEKNLLEKAIKRKFKIKAELKVEDGYLRINHENKELGNFVIFLIQNYLREFLRNKYTKRRVLYIHEGMNIPLLGYNAFGLIDRGTNLIQVRGSTGCNVSCIFCSVDEGPYSRTRILDYVVDVDYLLKWFNEVAQFKGKRLEAHLDGQGEPLVYPFIVELVQGLRENPNVSVISMQSNGALLNDKLIEELAEAGLDRVNLSIHSFDPEKAKMLMGMKDYDLNHVLEMAEALINAGIDVLFAPVIIFGINDMEAESFIEFARKIGAGKRWPALGFQNYVPYKFGRHPSVKFLSFKKFYNWLRELEEKTDMRPLVLKPEHFGMHKRRFIPLEFHVGEVVKVKIILPGRIEGEMLAVARNRLIEVINTNAKVGDEIKVKIVRTRHGIYIGTPIK, encoded by the coding sequence ATGATAAAAATAAAACCTCCAAATTCATATTTTGAAGAAGACGGGGGCAATATAAGGATAGTCTGGAGAAACACTTTATATGCTGATTTTGAGAAAAATCTTCTTGAGAAGGCTATAAAAAGAAAGTTCAAGATTAAAGCAGAGTTAAAAGTTGAAGATGGATATCTTAGAATAAACCATGAGAATAAAGAGCTGGGGAATTTTGTAATCTTTTTAATTCAAAATTATTTGAGGGAATTCTTAAGAAACAAATATACAAAAAGAAGAGTTCTTTATATCCATGAAGGGATGAACATCCCGCTTTTAGGATATAATGCATTTGGATTGATAGATCGAGGGACAAACTTAATTCAGGTTAGAGGCTCTACAGGATGTAATGTTTCGTGTATTTTCTGTTCTGTAGATGAAGGACCATATTCAAGAACTAGAATTCTTGACTACGTTGTGGATGTGGATTATTTATTAAAATGGTTCAATGAAGTTGCCCAGTTTAAAGGAAAAAGACTTGAAGCTCATTTGGATGGGCAAGGGGAGCCTTTAGTTTACCCATTTATTGTGGAGCTGGTTCAGGGGCTTAGGGAAAACCCAAACGTCAGCGTAATTTCAATGCAGAGCAATGGGGCATTGCTAAACGATAAACTCATTGAGGAGTTAGCTGAAGCAGGACTAGACAGGGTAAATCTCTCCATTCACTCTTTCGACCCAGAAAAAGCAAAAATGCTGATGGGGATGAAGGATTACGACCTCAATCATGTCTTGGAAATGGCCGAGGCCTTGATAAATGCTGGGATTGATGTCCTTTTTGCTCCAGTGATTATCTTTGGGATAAATGACATGGAAGCTGAATCTTTTATTGAATTTGCAAGAAAAATTGGAGCAGGGAAGAGATGGCCCGCTTTAGGATTTCAGAACTACGTGCCCTACAAATTCGGAAGACATCCATCTGTGAAGTTTTTATCTTTCAAAAAGTTCTACAATTGGCTTAGAGAACTTGAAGAAAAAACTGATATGAGGCCTTTAGTTCTAAAACCAGAACACTTTGGGATGCATAAAAGAAGGTTCATCCCATTAGAGTTCCATGTCGGAGAGGTTGTTAAGGTTAAAATAATCCTTCCTGGTAGAATTGAGGGGGAGATGTTAGCCGTCGCAAGAAATCGGCTTATAGAAGTTATAAACACCAATGCAAAAGTTGGTGATGAGATTAAAGTAAAAATAGTAAGGACAAGACATGGAATCTACATTGGCACTCCAATTAAATAA
- the wecB gene encoding non-hydrolyzing UDP-N-acetylglucosamine 2-epimerase — MKPAFIFGTRPEIIKLVPVIRAFEKRGLKPLLIHTGQHYDYEMSKVFLEELELRGINYHLEVGSGTQAYQTGIAMIKIEEVLMKEDPDVTLVQGDTNTVLAGALASVKLKIPVAHVEAGLRSFDRTMPEEINRILADHASEVLFAPTEEARKNLEREGIIEGVYVVGNTIVDAVFQNSEIAERKSKILEKFGLKPKEYAVLTAHRAENTDSAENLKKLVEIIESLPIPVVYPVHPRTEKRLKDLGLWERLKAKDHVILTKPLGYLDFLKLQKNAKIVLTDSGGIQEESIILSVPCLTLRYNTERPETIKAGGNVLVGLEKERVIHYVERLLNDEEFYSRMANAENPFGDGRSGERMVDILLSLYEKGELRVKSSRFI; from the coding sequence TTGAAGCCAGCCTTTATCTTTGGCACTAGGCCAGAAATAATAAAATTGGTTCCTGTAATCAGGGCATTTGAAAAGAGGGGGTTAAAACCTCTGCTCATTCATACGGGCCAGCATTATGATTATGAGATGAGCAAGGTCTTTTTGGAGGAGCTTGAACTTCGCGGGATAAATTATCATCTTGAAGTTGGCTCAGGGACTCAGGCATATCAAACGGGAATAGCAATGATAAAAATAGAGGAGGTTCTGATGAAAGAAGATCCTGATGTTACCCTGGTTCAAGGGGACACTAACACTGTTCTGGCCGGAGCTTTAGCGAGTGTGAAGCTCAAGATCCCAGTAGCTCACGTTGAGGCTGGCCTGAGGAGTTTTGATAGGACTATGCCTGAGGAGATAAATAGGATTTTGGCGGATCATGCAAGTGAAGTTCTTTTTGCCCCTACAGAAGAGGCCAGGAAAAATCTTGAAAGGGAAGGTATTATTGAAGGGGTTTACGTTGTGGGAAATACAATAGTTGATGCGGTTTTTCAGAACTCAGAGATCGCTGAAAGGAAGAGTAAAATCTTGGAAAAATTTGGATTAAAGCCAAAAGAATATGCTGTTTTAACGGCCCATAGGGCTGAAAACACAGATAGTGCAGAAAATCTCAAAAAACTTGTGGAGATAATAGAATCCCTGCCAATACCGGTGGTTTATCCGGTACATCCAAGAACGGAAAAAAGATTAAAAGATTTGGGCCTATGGGAAAGGCTGAAAGCAAAAGACCACGTGATTCTCACAAAACCTCTCGGTTATCTTGACTTTTTAAAGCTTCAAAAGAACGCGAAAATTGTTTTGACAGATTCAGGGGGAATCCAAGAGGAGAGCATAATACTTAGTGTGCCATGTCTTACACTTCGCTACAACACTGAAAGGCCCGAAACCATAAAAGCAGGAGGAAACGTTTTAGTAGGCCTTGAGAAAGAAAGAGTAATCCACTATGTTGAGAGACTCTTGAACGATGAAGAATTCTATAGCAGGATGGCAAATGCTGAAAACCCCTTTGGGGATGGAAGGTCAGGAGAGAGAATGGTAGATATACTTTTGAGTCTTTACGAAAAAGGAGAGCTCAGAGTAAAGAGTTCTAGGTTTATTTAA